In Cucurbita pepo subsp. pepo cultivar mu-cu-16 chromosome LG04, ASM280686v2, whole genome shotgun sequence, the following are encoded in one genomic region:
- the LOC111792978 gene encoding protein SUPPRESSOR OF MAX2 1-like isoform X2 produces MNRVVYLSYFSATSITLSLFFWILEMRAGLGTILQTLTSEAASILNQSIAEAGRRNHGQTTPVHVAATLLASPTGFLRQACIKSHPNSSHPLQCRALELCFSVALERLPTAQNVSAGSEPPISNALMAALKRAQAHQRRGSSELQQQPMLAVKVEFEQLVISILDDPSVSRIMREATFSSPAVKATIERSLNSSASVVNSSPIGLGSYPSPMPNRNLYLNPRLHQGNVSQLGQPRGDEVKRIMDILLRTTKRNPIIVGDSETDAMVEEFIRRIEKKELTEGPLENAEIIYLEKELSSDGAQISTKLEELEDMLATRMTKSNCGSVILNLGNLKWLIEQPASSVAPGSGVVLQPVVSEAGRVAVQKIGKLLMRFREETSGRLWLIGTATCDTFLRCQIYHPSIENDWDLHVVPIVAKAPRSGLYQRLGTKEILGSSTESSSPLKFFPTSPITQLRHESETLNSGPEKTCCPQCMHKYEQELHKLMNEESEKSSSGVKTDSNHALLPHWLQKAKADAPNAESIDSKQSKDHELVKQRTRELQMKWNHTCLRLHPNFHQPNFCSSTGISTMGLYSHNLLKSHPCQPRLELNKSLGRALELNMNPQPNQSSDNSTIRTELILGQGKLWGSIPEQTHEDITKEFKSSGPEMKSPLVLQSAKLLGITDVDSYKKILKVCMEKVWWQRDAASAVANTITQRKLGNRKRHSAGSRGDIWLLFAGPDKVGKKKMASALSELVSGSILVTICLGTQRNDRGFANNFRGRTPLDQISEAVRNNPFSVIVLENIDEADVLFRGSIKRAIESGRLTDSHGREISLGNVIFILTTVWLPDDLKYLYDHNSLGEKELANLATENWQLRLSLSERLPKRRANWLCNEERSTKTRKDTNPGLFFDLNEAANTEDDTADGSNNSSDLTNDYEDEYGLSKMESTTTSPVLSELREIVDDVIIFKPVNFNHLACDIKTSINEKFSSIIGEGVSIELQDQAVQKIVAGVWLGETGLEEWAEKALAPCFNQLKTCFPKTAGSMRDKSVMVALEVDRESGSGSQGDGLPSKIKVVTAVNG; encoded by the exons ATGAACCGAGTAGTCTACTTGTCTTACTTTTCAGCAACTTCCAtcaccctctctctcttcttctgg ATTCTGGAAATGAGAGCCGGGCTTGGTACGATTCTGCAAACTCTGACGTCGGAGGCCGCAAGTATTTTGAACCAGTCAATTGCCGAGGCGGGTCGCCGTAACCATGGCCAGACTACGCCGGTCCATGTGGCTGCAACTCTGTTGGCTTCGCCAACTGGGTTCCTTCGCCAGGCCTGCATCAAGTCCCATCCCAATTCATCGCACCCACTTCAGTGCAGAGCTCTCGAGCTCTGTTTCAGCGTCGCTCTTGAGCGATTACCGACGGCCCAAAACGTCTCCGCCGGCTCAGAACCACCGATTTCCAATGCGCTAATGGCAGCTCTTAAACGTGCTCAAGCTCACCAACGTCGCGGCTCTTCCGAATTGCAGCAACAGCCCATGTTAGCGGTGAAGGTTGAGTTCGAGCAGCTAGTTATATCGATTCTCGATGACCCAAGCGTCAGTAGAATTATGCGGGAGGCGACCTTTTCGAGCCCTGCTGTTAAAGCTACGATTGAACGGTCTTTGAACTCGTCGGCATCTGTGGTGAATTCGTCCCCTATTGGATTAGGTAGCTACCCTTCTCCGATGCCTAATCGGAATCTTTATTTGAATCCACGGCTGCATCAAGGAAATGTTTCCCAATTGGGTCAACCGAGAGGAGACGAAGTGAAACGAATCATGGATATTTTGCTCAGAACGACCAAGAGAAATCCAATCATAGTTGGGGATTCGGAAACAGATGCAATGGTAGAAGAATTTATCAGGCggattgaaaagaaagaactgaCTGAAGGGCCGCTGGAGAATGCTGAGATTATATATTTGGAGAAGGAACTTTCATCAGATGGAGCACAAATATCCACAAAACTTGAAGAATTGGAAGATATGTTAGCGACCCGAATGACCAAATCAAATTGCGGGAGCGTAATTCTAAACTTGGGGAATCTAAAATGGTTGATTGAGCAGCCGGCGAGTTCTGTTGCCCCAGGTTCCGGCGTGGTGCTGCAGCCAGTTGTATCAGAGGCCGGCCGCGTTGCCGTTCAGAAGATTGGAAAGCTATTGATGAGGTTCAGGGAGGAAACTTCTGGCCGGCTGTGGTTGATCGGAACTGCTACTTGTGATACCTTCTTGAGATGCCAAATCTATCATCCCTCCATCGAAAATGATTGGGATTTACACGTTGTTCCCATTGTGGCTAAAGCCCCTCGTTCTGGGTTATATCAAag GCTTGGAACAAAGGAGATTCTAGGAAGTTCAACTGAATCATCGTCGCCATTGAAGTTCTTTCCAACTTCTCCCATTACCCAACTGAGACATGAATCTGAGACGCTAAATTCTGGTCCGGAAAAAACTTGCTGCCCACAGTGTATGCACAAGTATGAACAAGAACTACACAAACTCATGAACGAGGAGTCTGAGAAATCTTCTTCAGGAGTCAAAACCGATAGTAATCACGCTCTTCTGCCGCACTGGCTGCAAAAGGCTAAAGCTGATGCACCTAATGCCGAATCAATTGATTCAAAACAG AGTAAGGACCATGAATTGGTAAAGCAGAGGACCCGAGAGCTGCAAATGAAATGGAACCATACATGCTTGCGCCTTCATCCCAATTTTCATCAGCCAAACTTTTGCAGTTCTACAGGAATCTCGACAATGGGATTATATAGCCATAACTTGCTCAAGTCACATCCCTGTCAGCCTAGGCTAGAACTGAATAAAAGCCTTGGAAGAGCTCTAGAGCTGAATATGAATCCACAACCCAACCAATCATCTGACAACAGCACAATACGAACGGAATTGATTCTTGGGCAAGGAAAGCTATGGGGTAGCATTCCTGAACAAACACATGAAGACATCACCAAAGAATTTAAATCTTCAGGACCAGAGATGAAGTCTCCTTTGGTCCTTCAAAGCGCCAAACTGCTTGGTATAACAGATGTTGATTCATACAAGAAGATCCTTAAAGTTTGTATGGAAAAGGTATGGTGGCAGCGAGATGCAGCATCTGCTGTGGCTAACACCATAACTCAACGCAAATTGGGCAACAGGAAACGTCATAGTGCTGGATCAAGAGGAGACATTTGGCTATTATTTGCGGGGCCTGACAAAGTTGGCAAGAAGAAGATGGCATCAGCTCTTTCAGAGCTGGTATCTGGGTCCATCCTGGTCACAATTTGTCTCGGTACGCAACGTAATGATAGAGGATTCGCCAATAATTTTCGCGGGAGAACGCCGTTAGATCAAATTTCAGAGGCTGTTCGGAATAATCCATTTTCAGTGATAGTTCTTGAGAACATTGATGAAGCAGATGTTCTATTTCGTGGGAGTATAAAACGGGCAATAGAAAGCGGTCGGCTTACTGATTCCCATGGCCGTGAAATCAGCCTTGGTAATGTTATTTTCATCCTTACAACTGTCTGGCTACCTGACGATCTAAAGTACTTGTATGATCATAATAGTCTTGGAGAAAAGGAGCTTGCAAATTTAGCTACTGAAAATTGGCAATTGAGGTTATCTCTATCAGAAAGGCTACCAAAACGTCGAGCAAATTGGCTTTGTAATGAAGAAAGGTCTACAAAAACCAGGAAAGATACAAATCCAGGCTTGTTTTTTGATTTGAATGAGGCCGCTAATACAGAGGACGACACTGCAGATGGGTCAAACAATTCAAGCGACCTCACAAATGATTATGAAGATGAATATGGGCTGAGCAAGATGGAATCAACCACAACTTCACCAGTGTTGAGTGAGCTTCGGGAAATCGTCGACGATGTTATTATCTTCAAGCCAGTCAATTTCAATCACTTAGCCTGCGACATTAAAACTTCAATCAATGAAAAATTCTCCAGCATTATTGGAGAGGGAGTCTCGATCGAGTTACAAGACCAGGCTGTTCAAAAAATTGTAGCTGGGGTATGGTTGGGGGAAACTGGTTTAGAAGAATGGGCAGAGAAAGCACTAGCTCCTTGCTTCAACCAACTCAAGACCTGCTTTCCAAAAACAGCAGGCAGCATGCGAGACAAGTCAGTAATGGTTGCTCTGGAAGTAGACCGTGAATCAGGCAGCGGAAGCCAAGGAGATGGGCTACCAAGTAAGATCAAAGTAGTGACAGCAGTAAATGGGTGA
- the LOC111792577 gene encoding cyclic nucleotide-gated ion channel 17-like: protein MGMELRKEKLVRFYSDHKKHKKSAIGTNNEAGQLEKSSSKYYIPSSTFLIPDNGLGASKSKSAETFRTEKSKVFPEDHEPWSRRILDPGRKIVLKWNRVFICSCLLALFVDPLYLYLPSLAGNGKSSCVRTDWKLRIVVTCFRTVADFFYLLHMIIKFRTAYVAPSSRVFGRGELVMDSKIIAKRYLRSDFFVDLIATLPLPQIVIWFIIPATRSRLTDHKNNALALIVLLQYIPRLYLIFPLSSEIIKANGVVTKTAWAGAAYNLLLYMLASHVLGATWYLLSVDRYTSCWKSFCRKKEYNPLECNPTFFDCDTLNLINRNTWANSTLVFDKCGPSGIFKYGIFGNAMSKNVVSSSFVEKYFYCLWWGLQNLSSYGQNLETTTFIGETLFAVLIAILGLVLFAHLIGNMQTYLQSLTVRLEEWRLKRRDTEEWMRHRQLPEDLKRRVRRFVQYKWVATRGVNEEAILQSLPADLRRDIQCHLCLDLVRRVPFFSQMDDQLLDAICERLISSLSTEGTYIVREGDPVTEMLFVIRGRLESSTTNGGRSGFFNSITLRPGDFCGEELLSWALHPKSTTNLPSSTRTVRALNEVEAFALRAEDLKFVANQFRRLHSKKLQHTFRFYSHHWRTWAACFIQAAWRRHKKRMMAKDLLMRESFILSEEVASETGQGGEEQFCVVSNPSQTKMNLDVTLLASRFAANARRGAQKMKDDMPKLQKPDEPDFSIEPDR, encoded by the exons aTGGGCATGGAACTGAGGAAGGAAAAGCTTGTTAG GTTTTATTCTGATCACAAAAAACATAAGAAATCTGCCATTGGGACCAACAATGAAGCAGGGCAACTTGAGAAGTCATCATCGAAATACTATATTCCGTCGTCGACATTCTTAATACCTGACAACGGATTAGGGGCAAGCAAAAGTAAATCTGCTGAAACTTTTAGAACTGAGAAGTCCAAAGTGTTTCCAGAGGACCATGAACCATGGAGCAGAAGAATACTAGACCCTGGCagaaaaattgttttgaaatggAACCGGGTGTTCATTTGCTCATGTTTATTGGCACTCTTTGTTGACCCGCTGTACCTTTACTTGCCATCTTTGGCTGGGAATGGGAAATCTTCATGTGTGAGGACAGACTGGAAATTGCGAATTGTTGTGACCTGTTTCCGGACTGTTGCAGATTTTTTCTATCTTCTGCACATGATTATCAAGTTCAGAACAGCTTATGTTGCTCCTAGCTCTCGAGTTTTTGGGAGAGGTGAGCTTGTGATGGATTCGAAGATAATAGCAAAGAGGTATCTTAGATCTGACTTTTTTGTCGATCTAATTGCCACGTTGCCTCTCCCTCAG ATTGTCATCTGGTTTATCATACCCGCAACAAGAAGTCGTCTAACTGATCATAAAAACAATGCGCTTGCGCTTATTGTTCTGCTTCAATATATTCCAAGATTGTATTTGATTTTCCCTCTTAGTTCAGAGATCATCAAAGCAAATGGAGTTGTTACAAAAACTGCTTGGGCAGGAGCTGCTTATAATCTTCTACTCTATATGTTGGCTAGCCAT GTTCTAGGTGCTACATGGTATTTGCTGTCAGTTGATAGATATACATCATGCTGGAAATCATTTTGTAGGAAGAAGGAATATAATCCACTAGAATGCAATCCAACTTTTTTTGATTGCGATACACTAAACCTTATTAACCGCAATACATGGGCAAATAGTACACTTGTTTTCGACAAATGTGGCCCTAGTGGAATTTTCAAGTATGGCATTTTTGGGAATGCAATGTCAAAGAATGTTGTCTCTTCAAGCTTTGTTGAAAAGTATTTCTATTGTTTGTGGTGGGGCTTGCAAAACCTGAg TTCATATGGACAGAACTTGGAAACAACCACTTTCATTGGTGAGACACTGTTCGCTGTGCTTATAGCCATCTTAGGCCTTGTATTATTTGCCCATCTGATTGGGAATATGCAG ACGTATCTGCAATCCCTCACTGTGAGGCTTGAAGAATGGAGATTAAAGCGAAGAGACACTGAAGAGTGGATGAGACATCGTCAACTCCCTGAAGACTTGAAGCGACGTGTTCGACGTTTTGTACAATATAAGTGGGTGGCAACTCGAGGAGTTAATGAAGAAGCCATCTTACAGAGCTTGCCGGCTGATCTTCGACGTGATATTCAGTGCCACCTCTGTCTAGATCTTGTCCGACGA GTCCCTTTCTTCTCACAGATGGATGATCAGCTACTAGATGCAATATGTGAACGCCTGATATCGTCCTTGAGCACTGAGGGTACCTATATTGTACGAGAGGGTGACCCAGTAACCGAGATGCTGTTCGTTATCCGAGGCAGATTGGAGAGTTCTACTACGAATGGAGGTCGCTCTGGTTTCTTCAACTCCATAACGTTGCGTCCTGGAGACTTTTGTGGGGAGGAACTACTTTCTTGGGCGTTGCACCCAAAATCCACCACCAACTTGCCCTCCTCAACTAGAACAGTCAGAGCGCTCAATGAAGTTGAAGCTTTTGCACTCCGTGCTGAAGATCTTAAATTTGTAGCCAACCAATTTAGACGTCTGCACAGTAAAAAGTTGCAGCACACATTCCGCTTTTACTCTCATCATTGGAGAACATGGGCAGCTTGCTTTATTCAAGCTGCTTGGCGTCGCCATAAGAAAAGGATGATGGCAAAAGATCTCTTAATGAGGGAGTCGTTTATATTATCTGAAGAAGTGGCTAGTGAAACTGGCCAAGGAGGAGAGGAACAATTTTGTGTTGTTTCAAATCCTTCTCAGACAAAAATGAATCTGGATGTTACCTTACTGGCTTCAAGGTTTGCTGCAAACGCAAGGAGAGGCGctcagaaaatgaaagatgacaTGCCAAAGCTGCAGAAGCCTGATGAACCCGACTTTTCCATTGAGCCAGATAGATAA
- the LOC111792978 gene encoding protein SUPPRESSOR OF MAX2 1-like isoform X1: MTSLNGKAKAIIMTRLSARSCLSKILEMRAGLGTILQTLTSEAASILNQSIAEAGRRNHGQTTPVHVAATLLASPTGFLRQACIKSHPNSSHPLQCRALELCFSVALERLPTAQNVSAGSEPPISNALMAALKRAQAHQRRGSSELQQQPMLAVKVEFEQLVISILDDPSVSRIMREATFSSPAVKATIERSLNSSASVVNSSPIGLGSYPSPMPNRNLYLNPRLHQGNVSQLGQPRGDEVKRIMDILLRTTKRNPIIVGDSETDAMVEEFIRRIEKKELTEGPLENAEIIYLEKELSSDGAQISTKLEELEDMLATRMTKSNCGSVILNLGNLKWLIEQPASSVAPGSGVVLQPVVSEAGRVAVQKIGKLLMRFREETSGRLWLIGTATCDTFLRCQIYHPSIENDWDLHVVPIVAKAPRSGLYQRLGTKEILGSSTESSSPLKFFPTSPITQLRHESETLNSGPEKTCCPQCMHKYEQELHKLMNEESEKSSSGVKTDSNHALLPHWLQKAKADAPNAESIDSKQSKDHELVKQRTRELQMKWNHTCLRLHPNFHQPNFCSSTGISTMGLYSHNLLKSHPCQPRLELNKSLGRALELNMNPQPNQSSDNSTIRTELILGQGKLWGSIPEQTHEDITKEFKSSGPEMKSPLVLQSAKLLGITDVDSYKKILKVCMEKVWWQRDAASAVANTITQRKLGNRKRHSAGSRGDIWLLFAGPDKVGKKKMASALSELVSGSILVTICLGTQRNDRGFANNFRGRTPLDQISEAVRNNPFSVIVLENIDEADVLFRGSIKRAIESGRLTDSHGREISLGNVIFILTTVWLPDDLKYLYDHNSLGEKELANLATENWQLRLSLSERLPKRRANWLCNEERSTKTRKDTNPGLFFDLNEAANTEDDTADGSNNSSDLTNDYEDEYGLSKMESTTTSPVLSELREIVDDVIIFKPVNFNHLACDIKTSINEKFSSIIGEGVSIELQDQAVQKIVAGVWLGETGLEEWAEKALAPCFNQLKTCFPKTAGSMRDKSVMVALEVDRESGSGSQGDGLPSKIKVVTAVNG, encoded by the exons ATTCTGGAAATGAGAGCCGGGCTTGGTACGATTCTGCAAACTCTGACGTCGGAGGCCGCAAGTATTTTGAACCAGTCAATTGCCGAGGCGGGTCGCCGTAACCATGGCCAGACTACGCCGGTCCATGTGGCTGCAACTCTGTTGGCTTCGCCAACTGGGTTCCTTCGCCAGGCCTGCATCAAGTCCCATCCCAATTCATCGCACCCACTTCAGTGCAGAGCTCTCGAGCTCTGTTTCAGCGTCGCTCTTGAGCGATTACCGACGGCCCAAAACGTCTCCGCCGGCTCAGAACCACCGATTTCCAATGCGCTAATGGCAGCTCTTAAACGTGCTCAAGCTCACCAACGTCGCGGCTCTTCCGAATTGCAGCAACAGCCCATGTTAGCGGTGAAGGTTGAGTTCGAGCAGCTAGTTATATCGATTCTCGATGACCCAAGCGTCAGTAGAATTATGCGGGAGGCGACCTTTTCGAGCCCTGCTGTTAAAGCTACGATTGAACGGTCTTTGAACTCGTCGGCATCTGTGGTGAATTCGTCCCCTATTGGATTAGGTAGCTACCCTTCTCCGATGCCTAATCGGAATCTTTATTTGAATCCACGGCTGCATCAAGGAAATGTTTCCCAATTGGGTCAACCGAGAGGAGACGAAGTGAAACGAATCATGGATATTTTGCTCAGAACGACCAAGAGAAATCCAATCATAGTTGGGGATTCGGAAACAGATGCAATGGTAGAAGAATTTATCAGGCggattgaaaagaaagaactgaCTGAAGGGCCGCTGGAGAATGCTGAGATTATATATTTGGAGAAGGAACTTTCATCAGATGGAGCACAAATATCCACAAAACTTGAAGAATTGGAAGATATGTTAGCGACCCGAATGACCAAATCAAATTGCGGGAGCGTAATTCTAAACTTGGGGAATCTAAAATGGTTGATTGAGCAGCCGGCGAGTTCTGTTGCCCCAGGTTCCGGCGTGGTGCTGCAGCCAGTTGTATCAGAGGCCGGCCGCGTTGCCGTTCAGAAGATTGGAAAGCTATTGATGAGGTTCAGGGAGGAAACTTCTGGCCGGCTGTGGTTGATCGGAACTGCTACTTGTGATACCTTCTTGAGATGCCAAATCTATCATCCCTCCATCGAAAATGATTGGGATTTACACGTTGTTCCCATTGTGGCTAAAGCCCCTCGTTCTGGGTTATATCAAag GCTTGGAACAAAGGAGATTCTAGGAAGTTCAACTGAATCATCGTCGCCATTGAAGTTCTTTCCAACTTCTCCCATTACCCAACTGAGACATGAATCTGAGACGCTAAATTCTGGTCCGGAAAAAACTTGCTGCCCACAGTGTATGCACAAGTATGAACAAGAACTACACAAACTCATGAACGAGGAGTCTGAGAAATCTTCTTCAGGAGTCAAAACCGATAGTAATCACGCTCTTCTGCCGCACTGGCTGCAAAAGGCTAAAGCTGATGCACCTAATGCCGAATCAATTGATTCAAAACAG AGTAAGGACCATGAATTGGTAAAGCAGAGGACCCGAGAGCTGCAAATGAAATGGAACCATACATGCTTGCGCCTTCATCCCAATTTTCATCAGCCAAACTTTTGCAGTTCTACAGGAATCTCGACAATGGGATTATATAGCCATAACTTGCTCAAGTCACATCCCTGTCAGCCTAGGCTAGAACTGAATAAAAGCCTTGGAAGAGCTCTAGAGCTGAATATGAATCCACAACCCAACCAATCATCTGACAACAGCACAATACGAACGGAATTGATTCTTGGGCAAGGAAAGCTATGGGGTAGCATTCCTGAACAAACACATGAAGACATCACCAAAGAATTTAAATCTTCAGGACCAGAGATGAAGTCTCCTTTGGTCCTTCAAAGCGCCAAACTGCTTGGTATAACAGATGTTGATTCATACAAGAAGATCCTTAAAGTTTGTATGGAAAAGGTATGGTGGCAGCGAGATGCAGCATCTGCTGTGGCTAACACCATAACTCAACGCAAATTGGGCAACAGGAAACGTCATAGTGCTGGATCAAGAGGAGACATTTGGCTATTATTTGCGGGGCCTGACAAAGTTGGCAAGAAGAAGATGGCATCAGCTCTTTCAGAGCTGGTATCTGGGTCCATCCTGGTCACAATTTGTCTCGGTACGCAACGTAATGATAGAGGATTCGCCAATAATTTTCGCGGGAGAACGCCGTTAGATCAAATTTCAGAGGCTGTTCGGAATAATCCATTTTCAGTGATAGTTCTTGAGAACATTGATGAAGCAGATGTTCTATTTCGTGGGAGTATAAAACGGGCAATAGAAAGCGGTCGGCTTACTGATTCCCATGGCCGTGAAATCAGCCTTGGTAATGTTATTTTCATCCTTACAACTGTCTGGCTACCTGACGATCTAAAGTACTTGTATGATCATAATAGTCTTGGAGAAAAGGAGCTTGCAAATTTAGCTACTGAAAATTGGCAATTGAGGTTATCTCTATCAGAAAGGCTACCAAAACGTCGAGCAAATTGGCTTTGTAATGAAGAAAGGTCTACAAAAACCAGGAAAGATACAAATCCAGGCTTGTTTTTTGATTTGAATGAGGCCGCTAATACAGAGGACGACACTGCAGATGGGTCAAACAATTCAAGCGACCTCACAAATGATTATGAAGATGAATATGGGCTGAGCAAGATGGAATCAACCACAACTTCACCAGTGTTGAGTGAGCTTCGGGAAATCGTCGACGATGTTATTATCTTCAAGCCAGTCAATTTCAATCACTTAGCCTGCGACATTAAAACTTCAATCAATGAAAAATTCTCCAGCATTATTGGAGAGGGAGTCTCGATCGAGTTACAAGACCAGGCTGTTCAAAAAATTGTAGCTGGGGTATGGTTGGGGGAAACTGGTTTAGAAGAATGGGCAGAGAAAGCACTAGCTCCTTGCTTCAACCAACTCAAGACCTGCTTTCCAAAAACAGCAGGCAGCATGCGAGACAAGTCAGTAATGGTTGCTCTGGAAGTAGACCGTGAATCAGGCAGCGGAAGCCAAGGAGATGGGCTACCAAGTAAGATCAAAGTAGTGACAGCAGTAAATGGGTGA
- the LOC111792578 gene encoding preprotein translocase subunit SCY1, chloroplastic yields the protein MLISVREAAAASSSPLCFTLSAQYLTNSKRFPRPRLSFTRASFSVPNKPRATKSWNLGLTSNSAESSVFDPLGIRPDLSSELSCGWESFLGFWGQTFDSSSSTKRDKGPSARGLAAAIEDSSIDIGDFFKGPLPGKFLQLLGYLALSRLGIYIPLGGVNREAFVGNLDQNSLLSTLDSFSGGGIGRLGICSLGIVPFINASIVFQLLTQIYPKLQELQKREGEAGRKKILQYTRYASVGFAIVQAIGQVLYLRPYVNDFSTEWVLSSVTLLTLGSVITTYIGERITDLKLGNGTSLLIFTSIISYLPASFGRTAAQALQDGNYVGLVAIIISFFLLVLGIVYVQEAERKIPLNYASRYTSSGGGLQKSAYLPFKVNSSGVMPIIFSTSTLSLPGTLARFTGLSVLKNAAFALNPGGSFYLPTNILLIAFFNYYYTFLQLDPDDVSEQLKRQGASIPLVRPGKSTASFLKAVLSRISVLGSAFLAILAAGPAVIEQTTHLTAFRGFAGTSVLILVGCATDTARKVQAEIISQKYKNIEFYDIDRYTP from the exons ATGTTGATATCAGTCAGAGAAGCTGCTGCAGCTTCTTCTTCGCCCCTTTGCTTCACCCTCTCCGCCCAATATCTTACCAATTCTAAGCGCTTTCCAAGGCCTAGACTTTCATTCACGCGAGCTTCCTTCTCTGTTCCTAACAAGCCCCGCGCTACCAAGTCCTGGAACCTTGGCCTCACTTCCAACAG tGCTGAGAGCTCAGTTTTTGATCCCTTGGGAATCCGTCCAGATCTTTCTTCTGAATTAAGTTGTGGGTGGGAAAGTTTTCTTGGCTTTTGGGGGCAAACATTTGACAGTTCTTCAAGCACAAAACGAGATAAAGGTCCCTCAGCACGTGGATTGGCAG CTGCAATCGAGGACAGTTCCATTGACATAGGGGACTTCTTCAAAGGTCCATTGCCAGGAAAATTTCTACAGCTCTTGGGCTATTTAGCACTATCAAGGCTTGGAATCTATATCCCTCTTGGAGGAGTGAACCGAGAGGCTTTTGTTGGGAACTTGGATCAGAACAGCTTATTGAGCACTTTAGATTCATTTTCTGGTGGAGGCATTGGCAGACTAGGGATATGCTCCCTTGGCATTGTTCCCTTCATCAATGCATCAATTGTCTTCCAGCTTCTTACACAAATTTATCCAAAATTGCAAGAGCTTCAGAAAAGAGAAGGTGAAGCTGGGCGAAAGAAAATTCTTCAATACACTCGATATGCCTCAGTTGGGTTTGCAATTGTACAA GCAATTGGTCAAGTTCTGTACCTTCGCCCCTATGTTAATGATTTTAGTACAGAGTGGGTGCTTTCTTCTGTTACTTTATTAACACTTGGCTCAGTCATAACAACGTACATTGGGGAACGGATCACAGACCTAAAGCTAGGTAATGGGACATCTCTTTTAATATTCACCAGCATCATCTCCTATCTACCAGCATCCTTTGGAAGAACAGCTGCACAAGCTTTACAGGATGGTAACTATGTTGGATTGGTTGCTATTATAATCTCCTTCTTTCTATTGGTACTTGGAATCGTATATGTTCAG GAAGCAGAAAGGAAAATCCCGCTCAACTATGCTTCAAGATACACAAGCAGCGGTGGAGGGCTTCAGAAATCTGCTTaccttcccttcaag GTAAATAGTTCTGGTGTAATGCCGATCATTTTTTCAACATCTACATTGTCCCTGCCGGGTACTCTAGCTCGCTTCACAGGTTTATCTGTCCTAAAGAACGCTGCATTTGCTTTAAATCCAGGAG GCTCATTCTATCTTCCAACCAACATCCTTTTGATAGCCTTCTTCAACTATTACTACACATTCCTACAGTTGGATCCCGATGATGTGAGCGAACAATTGAAGCGGCAGGGTGCTTCAATTCCCCTTGTCCGTCCGGGCAAAAGTACAGCTTCGTTTCTGAAAGCG GTTCTAAGTCGGATTTCAGTTCTTGGTTCTGCTTTCTTGGCAATCCTTGCTGCTGGTCCTGCGGTGATTGAGCAAACAACACACTTAACAGCATTTCGAGGATTTGCAGGAACCTCTGTTCTCATTCTTGTCGGCTGTGCTACAGACACTGCCAGAAAAGTACAAGCTGAGATAATCTCTCAGAAGTACAAGAACATAGAGTTCTATGACATCGATAGGTATACTCCATGA